The genomic DNA TTTTCTCAATTGCTTTTGCATTTTTTTCTTTAGACTTTTTACCTACAACAGTTGTTCCGATAGACCCTAAGTAACGAGGTGCTAAGAAATTAAAGGCAAGTTGCCCAATAATCATACCGATACAAGCTGTTAAGAAACCGTATCTATAATCTGCGAAATAACCGCAAATGAATGGAGCGATAAGAGCTCCTAAGTTAATTCCCATGTAGAAGATAGTGAAGGCACTATCACGACGAGAATCGTTTTCGCTATATAATTGACCTAATAAAGTCGAAATATTTGGTTTGAAGAATCCGTTACCAATAACTAATAATCCTAATCCTAAAAATAGTCCAGTTTTCGTGTTCATTGAAAATAGTACAAAGTTACCAATTGCCATGATGATACCACCAATAGTAATGGCGTGTCGCTTCGTAATGAAATGGTCAGTTAACCAACCACCGATAATTGGTGTGAAGTATACTAACATTGTGAAAATACCGTAAATTTGAACGGCAACTGCTTTATCAAATCCTAAACCGCCGCTTACTAAGCTCGTTGTTAAATAAAGAACTAATAAGCCACGCATTCCGTAATAACTAAATCTTTCCCATGCTTCTGTAAAGAACAACAAGTATAACCCTGGTGGATGTTTTTTTGGTGATTGTTGCTCTCCAGCTTTGTCTAATTTTAAAGCTGCATCCATTTTTGTTTCCCCCTAATCCTGTATAACGGATATTTATGTAATCATTTTAATTTACAAAATATTTAGAAGTCAATAGAATTATATGGAAATAGAAAGAAAATTTCTAAAAAAGTTCTATTTTTCTTCAACCGTTACTGTATTTTGCCCTGAAAACGAGATGATAAGCGTTTTCAAATGTAATAATTGAATTCTAAAAGAAAATAAAATAGTGATTAATCAGAAAATTTAGATTAAAATATTTATTCTGATATAGAGAAAATATATTCTATTTACTTTTATAATATAACATATTGGGAATAAAAATACAAAATGAAATAATGTGACATTTAAGTGAATTGAAAAAAAACCAGCTCCATAGAAGGGGAGCTGGTTAGGGAAATATTATTTAACAAAGCGTTTTTCGATATCATCTAATAGTAGGTTAGCAGCCATTACACCACCAGCTGTATTCCAAATAACGTCGTCAACTTTGTATGCTTTACCATTTTTCACTGCATTTAAATTTTTAAATAGAGGATCATTGATATATTCTTTTTCTAATTCAGAGCCTTTTTTCTCGTTTCCTTTATCGAATGTGAAGTAGAATAATACGTCACCATCCATTGCAGAAATACGTTCTTTAGATACGTTACGCTCTGCGAAGTCATCTTTATTTTGATCACCAGGACGTTTAAATCCAAGTTCTTTTAAAATAACACCAGAGAATGTATCACCATGATAAATACGAACATCACCAGGCATGAAGCGAACCATAGAGATTTCTTGATTTACTTTATCACCTAGTTTGGCTTTTAAATCTTTCATACGTTTATCGTAATCAGCTAAAACCTTTTGACCTTCTTTTTCTTTATTTAATGCTTTTGCATAAAACTTGAAGTTATCTTTCCATTCACCACGTAATGTTTCAGAGAACACAGTAGGTGCAATTGCTTTTAGTTGCTCATACACTTTCTCGTGACGCATTTTGTTACCGATAATTAAGTCTGGTTTTAAAGAAGCGATTGTTTCCACATTCACTTGTCCTTCATCACCAACAACTTTTACATCTTTCATTTTATCTTTAATATGTGGATACCATGGATCACCAGTCCAAGATTTTACAGCTCCAACTGGTTTCACACCTAATTCAAGTAAAGCTTCAGTACCTTCATTTGTTAAAATAACTACACGTTTTGGATTAGCAGGAACTTCTGTTTTACCCATTGCATGTTCCACAGTTATCATTTCTTTTTTCGTATCTTCTTTTGATTCTTCTTTCGTATTTGGCTTTCCGCAAGCACTTAAAAGTAATGAAAAGGCTAGTAAAAATACAAATACTGTAAACGATTTCTTTTGCATGAATTTCATTATGTACCCCCTACATACTGAGAATTTTTTTCAATAGCAAGCATGATATTAAGCCTTTATTCTTTGATTGTCAATATAGACGGCTGAAAATAATTCTCATTTCCGTTGACAATGAGAATTAAGTTGAAATACACTTACAACGTATCATTATACATTGAAGGGGAAACGCTGCATGTTATTAAAAACAAATCAAGCAAAATGGATTGGATTATTTGTTGGGATCATTGCAGTCATTATTTGTATTTGGGGAAGTATTATTTTCGGATATACAAATACGAGCTGGAAATTAGCATTAGATGCTTTTTTTCATTTCAATGGTTCCAATGAACATATTATTATTCAAAATGTACGTCTACCAAGGGCATTAATTGCAGCTAGTGTTGGTGCTAGTTTAGCCATTGCGGGTTGTCTTATGCAAACTTTAACGAAGAATCCGCTTGCTTCTCCAGATTTTATTGGATTAAATTCAGGTGCTGCCTTCTTCATAGTTGTAGCAATTGTTATTTTTTCCGTGACATCATTATCAGCTTTCACGTGGATTGCCTTTTTAGGAGCAGCAGTTGCAGCTGTACTTGTATTTGCTTCTAGTTCTTTAGGAAAAGAAGGGACAACGCCTCTTAAGTTAACATTAGCAGGGGTCGCAATTAGTGCGTTATTTTCATCATTAACACAAGGATTACTTGTGTTAAATGAAAAGGCGCTTGAAGAAGTATTATTTTGGCTTGCCGGATCTGTGCAAGGAAGAAAGTTAGAAATTTTACAATCTGTATTCCCATATTTATTAATAGGCTGGATCGCATCTATTATGATGGCAGGGAAAGTAAATACATTGATGATGGGGGAAGACGTCGCGAAGGGGCTTGGACAACGAACAATTTTAATGAAATCATTCGTGTTACTTATTATTGTCCTGTTGTCTGGTGGTTCAGTTGCGGTTGCTGGTCCAATTGGATTTATTGGAATTATTATCCCGCATTTTGCCAGATTTCTTGTTGGAGTAGATCACAGATGGAGAGTACCGTATAGCGGCTTGTTAGGGGCAATACTACTAATCTTGGCTGATATAGCAGCAAGATATGTCATTATGCCACAAGAAGTACCAGTAGGAGTTATGACAGCATTTATTGGTGCACCGTTCTTTATTTATATTGCACGTAAGAGAGGGCTTAGCAAATGAAGAAGTATATTCCGTTTCGTATAGGAAAAGGCGGGCTCTCGTTTTTAATGTATAAACGAGCTTGTCTCGTCTTATTCAGTTTACTAGTTGTTTTAATAGGATTATTTTTTGCGAGTGCAGGTATGGGAGACATGAAAATTGCTCCTTATGATGTATGGCAAGCAATCACTGGAAATGGCGATGCGATGTCCAATATGGTTGTAAATAAGTTTCGTATGCCGCGTATTTTAATTGCCATCCTTGTAGGAATCGCACTTGCTGTAGCAGGATGTATTTTACAAGGTCTCGTTCGAAATCCACTGGCTTCTCCTGATATCATCGGGATTACAGGTGGTGCAAGTGTTGCAGTTGTATTATTTTTAGCTATATTTAGTGATAAAAATAATGCGCTAACTGTAAGCATTCATTATATGCCGTTAGCAGCTTTTGTTGGGGCAACGATTGTAGCACTTTTTGTATATTTATTTGCATGGAGAAATGACGGATTATCACCGATTAGTCTTGTTTTAATTGGTGTTGGCTTTTGGGCATTAACGAAAGCGGCAACGACTTTGTTTATGTTGTTAGCGCCAATTTACCAAGCGAGTCAAGCGAATGTATGGATTACAGGCACTGTTTACGGGTCTTCATGGCAAAACGTTATGGTGCTTGCGCCGTGGGTTCTCATTTTAACGGTAATATCATTTATAGCTGCTAGACATTTAAATGCGCAAGAGCTAGGGGATGATATTGCGATAGGACTTGGTGTTCCTTTAACGAAGTCACGCATATTCATGTTATTACTTAGTACAGCTTTAATTGGCGGTGCGGTTGCTTTTGCTGGAGGAATTGGATTTGTCGGTTTAATGGCACCTCATATTTCACGAAGACTAATTGGTTCTTTATACGGTGCATTACTCCCAGTTGCGGCTATTGTTGGTGCAATTTTAGTACTTGCTGCAGATTTAATTGGGCGTACAGTTTTCACCCCACTTGAAATTCCAGCAGGGGTATTTACATCAGCAATTGGTGCACCTTATTTTATTTATTTACTTTATAAAAGTCGGAATTCATAAAGGGAGATGAATATGCAAAAAGCATTGGAGACGAAACGTTTGACGTTGTCTTATGGTGAAACAATTATTATTGACGAGTTGAATTTAGAAATTCCAAAAGGCGAAATTACAATCTTCATCGGCTCTAACGGTTGCGGGAAATCAACTTTATTGCGTTCACTAGCTAGATTATTAAAACCAACAACTGGTGACATTTTGTTAGATAATCAAGCCATTCAAAGTATGCAAACGAAGCAAATTGCTCGTCAAATGGCAATTTTACCGCAAGGACCACAAGCGCCAGAAGGGCTTACAGTATTGCAACTTGTAAAGCAAGGACGTTATCCGTATCAAACATGGCTGAAGCAATGGTCAGAAAAAGATGAGGAAATGGTACAGAAAGCACTTGAAGCAACAGGTATGACAGAATTTGCTGAGCGTGATGTGCATGCTCTTTCAGGTGGGCAACGTCAACGTGCTTGGATTGCAATGACGCTTGCACAAGATACAGATATTATTTTATTGGATGAGCCTACTACCTATTTAGATATGACTCACCAAATTGAAGTGCTAGATTTATTATTCGAATTAAATGAAACAGAAAAAAGAACAATTGTTATGGTACTACACGATTTAAATTTAGCATGCCGTTATGCAGATAATATTGTAGCCATTCAAGATAAACAAATATATGCACAAGGTAAGCCAGAAGAAGTAGTAGATGAGAAACTAGTACGTGATGTATTCCGAATGGAATGTCAAATTAGTACGGATCCGTTATTTGGGACGCCACTTTGTATCCCGCACGGAAGAGGGAGACGGTTAGTTAAAGAAGTTGTTCAGGCAATGAGATAATAAAAAAACGATGAGTGATTCATCGTTTTTTTATTTGGTACAAGAAAATAGGAGGAAGAGAGGAATTCGTAAACGACGTTCATATTCTTCATCATTTTGAAAATAAGTCTGATTTGGTGTAGCTTCTTTTAAGGATGTAATTGTAAATCCGGCTTGTTGTAACAATATGAAATACTCTTCTGTTGTGCGATGATATTTAATAACCTCCTGGTCAATCCATGGTTCAACCCGTTTGCCTAGTTTAAAATAATCATCGACGAGCCAGCTAGTTCTTTTACCACTCATTTGTAAGCTTTCAAATGAAGAGGTAATAACGGGATGTTGAACGCTAAAGGTAAAGGTTCCATTTGTTTTTAAAGTTTGAAATACATTTTGAAAAATGATATCAAGATGTTCAATATAATGTAAAGCGAGTCTAGATGTTACTAAATCAAAAGTGGAAGAGGGATAGGTATAATCTTTGAGGTTTATAAAATGAACAGATCCATTTTTATTTTCTAGTTGTTTTTTAGCTTTTTCATACATAAGCTGAGAGCCTTCAATACCGGTGTAAGAGTAGCATCCGTTTTCTAATAATTCCTCGCCAAACTTAGCATTACCACAGCCTAAATCGAGGATTTGCTTTCCTTTAACATCACCAATGAGTTGAAAGAAGGCTGGTTTTTCAAGTGACTCATTTGGGCTATTTTCTCGGTATCTTCGTTTCATATATTGTTCAAAAAATGCTTCGTTATTATATACATCAGATTCAGTAAATGCCATGATTGAAGCCCCCCTTAAATATTTTTTTTATTCTACCAAATATGAAAAGTAAATGATAGATTTCTTGTAATGAATCATATATAATCTAAAATTGTAAGCGGTTACTTTAAACTATTTTTCTATAATAAATTCTGAAAACGTGTTAAGCTAGTAGAGGGATTATTAGAACTATTAAGACAATAATCCGCTTACATGAACGATGGGAGGCTTCACGATGTCTAGTAAAACACTTGCAAAATTTTTAGAAGAAAATTTAGAGGATTTAAAATCAAAGGGGCTTTATAACGTAATTGATCCGCTTGAGAGTTCAAATGGACCAATCATTACAATTGGCGGAAAAGAATATATTAACTTATCTTCAAACAACTATCTTGGATTAGCAACAGATAGCCGTTTGCAAGAAGCAGCAATTGGTGCTATTCATAAGTACGGCGTTGGAGCAGGAGCTGTTCGTACAATTAACGGTACTTTAGATTTGCATATTAAATTAGAAGAAACAATTGCAAAGTTTAAACATACAGAAGCAGCAATTGCTTACCAATCAGGATTTAACTGTAATATGGCAGCGATTTCAGCCGTTATGGATAAAAATGATGCGATTCTTTCAGACGAATTAAACCATGCTTCTATTATCGATGGTAGTCGTCTATCAAAAGCAAAAATTATCGTTTATAAACATTCTGATATGGAAGATTTACGCCAAAAAGCAATCGCGGCGAAAGAATCAGGTCTTTACAATAAATTAATGGTAATTACAGACGGTGTCTTTTCAATGGATGGAGATGTTGCAAAACTACCAGAAATCGTTGAAATTGCAGAAGAGTTAGATTTAATGACATACGTAGATGATGCACACGGTTCAGGTGTACTTGGAAAAGGTGCAGGAACTGTAAAGCACTTCGGTCTGTCGGATAAAGTTGATTTCCAAATTGGTACATTATCAAAAGCAATTGGGGTAATTGGTGGATATGTAGCTGGGAAACAAAACTTAATTGACTGGTTAAAAGTTCGTTCACGTCCATTCTTATTCTCTACAGCATTAACACCAGCTGATGCAGCAGCTTGCATGAGATCAATTGAAATCTTAATGGAAAGCACAGAGTTACATGATCGCCTGTGGGAAAATGGTCGCTATTTAAAACAAGGATTAAAAGAACTTGGCTTTAACATCGGAGAAAGTGAAACGCCAATTACACCTTGTATTATTGGGGATGAAGTGTTAACACAAGAATTTAGTAAACGTCTAAATGAAGAAGGCGTATACGCAAAATCTATCGTGTTCCCAACTGTAGCAAAAGGAACCGGACGCGTTCGTAATATGCCTACAGCAGCTCATACGAAAGAAATGTTAGATGAAGCAATTCGTAAGTATGAAAAAGTAGGGAAAGAAATGGGCATCATTTAAGTAACGACATCTTTTGAATAGCTTGCAAATGAGGAGTGGGGAAAATGAAAAAAATTCTAGTAACCGGTTCTTTAGGGCAGATTGGTTCTGAACTAGTAATGAAACTTCGTGATGTATACGGCGCATCAAATGTTATTGCAACAGATATTCGTGAAACAGATAGTGAAGTAGTAACGTCTGGTCCATTTGAAACGTTAGATGTAACAGATGGACAAAAACTACATGATATCGCAAAGCATAATGAAGTAGATACAATTATTCATTTAGCAGCTTTACTTTCGGCAACAGCAGAAAAAAATCCGTTATTTGCATGGAATTTAAATATGGGCGGACTTGTAAATGCATTAGAAGCAGCTCGTGAATTAAACTGTAAGTTCTTCACGCCAAGTTCTATCGGTGCATTCGGTCCATCAACGCCGAAAGATAATACGCCACAAGATACAATTCAGCGACCTACTACGATGTATGGGGTAAACAAAGTAGCAGGAGAATTACTATGTGATTATTATCATCAAAAGTTTGGCGTTGATACGCGCGGCGTACGTTTCCCTGGTTTAATTTCTTACGTAGCTCCTCCAGGAGGCGGAACAACTGATTATGCAGTTGAAATTTATTATGAGGCAATTAAAAAAGGCACATACACCTCATACATTGCAGAAGGAACATACATGGATATGATGTACATGCCAGATGCTTTACAAGCAATCATTTCATTAATGGAAGCTGATCCAAGTAAGCTAGTGCATAGAAATGCATTTAATATTACAGCGATGAGCTTTGAGCCAGAGCAAATTGCAGCATCAATTCGTAAACATATTCCGACGTTTACAATGGATTACGCTGTAGATCCTGCTCGTCAAACAATCGCTGATAGCTGGCCAAACTCTATTGACGCAACAGCAGCAATGAAAGAGTGGGGCTTTAAAGCGGAATACGATTTAGACAAAATGACAACTGACATGCTGGCGAAGTTAAAAAAAAAGTTCGCAGCTGAGTTAGTGATGAATTAATAGGAAGGGTCGATTCTTAGGAATTGACCTTTTTTGTTTTTATTTTAAGAATATACAAATAATTACAAACGTGATAAAATGAGTTAATTTGTGTATAAAGGGGCGACAGAGAATGGGAGTTAGCAAAGGGAATTTACAATGCGTCACGTTTAACGGGAACATTTAAGCTTCGATCGGGACAAGTATCAAATCAATACTTTGATAAGTACTTATTTGAATCTAATCCAGTACTATTATTAGAAGTTGCTAAACAATTGAAAGAGCTCATTCCTCCTGAAACAGAAGTACTCGCAGGTTTAGAGATGGGAGGTATTCCAGTAGCAACAGCATTATCTTTACAAACGAGTATACCAGTTGTATTTGTAAGAAAAGAAGCGAAGAAGTACGGTACATGTAAGTTAGCAGAAGGTATTGATATTACTGGGAAAAATATTTGTGTTGTTGAAGATGTTATTACGACAGGTGGTCAAATATTATTAAGCACGAAAGATTTAAGAGAACTAGGTGCGAAAGTACATCATGTTCTAGGTGTAATCGAACGAACAAAAGAGGAAGAGAAAACTTATTAGAAGATGGCTTACAACTACATTCTTTATTTACAATGGATGAGTTAATTGAAGGAGAAAAGCAACATGCAAAGAGTTGATGTCGTATATGCACTAATACATGACGAAGAAACAGATAAAATATTAATGGTACATAATGTAGAACAAAATGTTTGGTCATTGCCAGGCGGGGCTGTTGAAAAGGGCGAAACGTTAGAGGAAGCTTTAGTAAGGGAAGTAAAAGAAGAGACAGGTTTAACGGTTATGGCAGGTGGACTTGTTGCGATCAATGAAAAATTCTTTGAAGAATCCACGAATCATGCACTATTATTTACATTCCGAGCGAATGTAGTAAAAGGTGAACTTATGGCAGAAGATGAAGAGGAAATTTCCGCAATAGAGTGGTTAGATCGAACAATCGCAAATGAACGATTCCCATTCTACGATGGAGGATTCGAGTCATTATTAGAAGTAGCCATTCCATACAAGTTTCAGCCAGAAACAAAGTGATTGGAAGAAAAAAACAGGAGCGACAACGCTCCTGTTTTTTCTATTCAATCGTCTTCAGTAATAACTTTTTCAATAGTGGTTTAATCTTCAAACGTAAATCTTCAGCGTGATTTGCAACTAAGAAGTGATGGTTATAAATGTTCTTCATTAATTGATAAGTTGCTTCTTTCGCTTCGCCTTCTTCGATAAATATTCCAATTACTTCCATTCCGCTTTTGCGAGCAAGTTTGACAGCTTCATGCGTATCTAAAATACCGTCTTGTTGATAGTCTAGTGCAGAAGGCTCACCGTCTGTGAAGACAAGTAAGAATTTATGCTTTTCTGGTCTTTTCGCGAGCTTTTCAGAAACGATACGAATAATATATCCGTCGCGATTATCTTCTTCTTCGCGAAGTTGCATAATTTCGGGACCAACGTTTGGTAACGTTGAGTTTTTATATGTCACAACTTCATGGATAACGTTCGGTTTATCTTCAGGCTTAGCACTAGAAGCATCTTCCCAAAATCCGCTAATAGCGTGCGGGATTTTTAAAGATTTCAACGCTTCATGGAATAGGACAACACTCTTCTTCGTTTCTTCCATTTTGTTATACATAGAACCAGAACAGTCCACTAATAGTTGGAATGCAACATCGAGCTCTTGCGATTCTTGTCCTTTTTTATAAAACATGCGCGGTTGCTTTTCAGTATAAATACGAAGGAATTTCTTACGAAGTCTTCCGTAGTATTTATCACTATTTGCATTCGTTTTATTTTCAATCGTTTTTTCGATAATTTTCTTTAATTCTTTTACATCTTTATTAACGACAGATTTGATAGCTTGGTAATCTTTTTTCTCGTCAGGGTTTGATTTGCGAGCTTCTTTAAATGTATGAGAGGCACCAACGTTATACTTGCCATATACACCGTCGTTTTGACTAGAAGCATGGGAAGCTCTTGCTTCCTCTGTATCAGCACCATCAAAGTTAGATTGTGTACTTTTTTGAGAAGTACCTTGTACAGAACCAAGTGCTTGGTCGCCATCCTCTGATTCACGAGCAGTATCACCCATCATATTTGTTTTTGTTCCACTTTCTAATTCAAAGCGTAAAAAGTTCTCGTTTTCGTTATTTTTATTTTCACGATGCCATGTGGAGAAACTTTCATCCATTTTGTTTTTATTTTCATCGTCATCTATGAGCTGCGTATCATCATTTGCTAATGTTTCAGGACGACTGTCTTTCTCATCTGCAATAACAGATAAGTAGAGCGGAGCATGTCCGAAATAATTGTTCAGCATGTCACTTTCAAGAAGCTCCTCTAAGCGATAGCGAATTTTCTCAACGATATACATAATATCTTCCGTATTACGAGCTTGGAATGTTTCATGCAAAATTGCTTCAATTTGCTCGAAATATTCATTATTAAACATTTCATATTTATCGCTCGTTAACGAAAGATAACATAGACAAAATAGACGATCACCGTGATAGTTACGAACGCGATTGATTTCATTTTGTGAGCCGAAGTAGTTGCGATACATTTCTTTTCTTCTTTTAAAAACATGCTTTGTGCCAGGGCGTAAGTTTTTTACGATTTCCTCAACACGTAAATCTTCTAATAGAACAAATAATTGTGTTAAAAACTTTTTTAAGGGTGATTCTTGTAATTCAATCGCATAAGAACGAATTAAAGTCATGTCCGAGTAATGTTTATTACCAAGTGCTTTTAAAAACACTTCGCTTTTTAATCCGATTACTGTATCCTCTTCTTTTCGATCATCCCAAAAGTGACTAATGACAACCTTTTTTTCAATTTCGTCGTAGTATGCTTTATAGCCATACTCAAGGTAGGCATCGTCTTCTTTTAGAAGAGCATACATTAAGTTTTCCATTTGTAGAAACAGCGACGCATCAATTTTTTTGTCACTAAAAATTTGTCTCATGAATTATCCCTCAAAGAAATAACTTTCTGCTAATTCACGGACAGTCATTTGTTCTGTTTCATCGTTTAATTTTGCGATAATGCTTCGTTCGATAGCGCGCATAACAGGAATATACACACCTAAATCACATGCGTCGAGAATACCACGAATACTTGCTGCTTCTTCACTTACACGTCCATCACGAGCTAAAGGCATAAGGTCGCTTGCAAATGCAACGAACTTTTCAATTGTTGCAACATCTTTTAATTTTGATTCAGCTAATAATAGTTCTTTTAATGTATCACCTTGAATGTAAGGAACTTCAATAATAACGAAACGGTTTTTTAACGCTTCGTTTAGTTCGCTTGTTCCAACGTAACCTTCATTAATTGCTGCAATTACGCGATATTCGTCATCACCGTATACAACTTCTTGTGTAAATGGATTTGTAATCATTTTACGGTAATCTAATGCACCGTGAAGAAGTGGTAATGTTTCAGGTTTTGCCATATTGATTTCATCAATATATAGGAAATGACCGTTCTTCATTGCTTTCATAAGAGGACCGTTAACGAATGTAACTTCAGATGCGCCATCTCTCGTTTGTAGTGTGTTGTATCCTAAAATACCTTCTACATCTAGGTCGACAGAACAGTTAATGCTATGCATTGGTTTTTGGAATAAAGAAGAAAGAGTTTCAGCTAGTACTGTTTTACCACTACCAGTCGGCCCTTTTAATAGAATGTTTTTGCCAAGAAGAAGTGCTGTAATAGCATCTTCAATAATGCTGTTATCAGATGCTTTATATATTTTCTTTCCAATTAAATGTGCATTTTCACCAGCTTCTTGCTTATTCTTTTCGTGAATTGTAGAAAGCTGCTGTTTTAAATCAGCATGTATATGAAATTGTTCTAACATGTATTTCCCACCTAACATTATTTTCATAAAGTAATACATCTTATGATAACTTGTTTTAATATGGTATGCAAAGAAAAGGAGAGGGGAGTAATGGAAAAGAAAAAGCAATCAATGTTACATTGATTGCTTACAGTAAAGGAGAAATGAGTCGCATGAAAGACTCTAATATTCGTTTTTTGATACTTCTTTTTTGGAAGGCGTTCCATTTAATTTCATAGGAATGCTTAAAGTCATCTTCAAAATCAAGTTTAATATCATGAACAGTTTCTGATTCATAAAGTACGCTAATAAGTTCATAATTTAATTCGAAGCTGCGTACATCCATATTTGCTGTTCCAATTGTCGCGATTTTATCATCAACGAGTACAATTTTCGCATGCATAAAACCATCTTTATAACTATAAATGGAGGCACCAGCTTTTAAAAGTGGAGTGAAGTAGGACTGAGATGCTTGATCACTAATAATACTATCACTTTTACCGGGATATAAAATGCGTACATCTATGCCAGAAATCGCACTTAAGCGTAATAATGTTAAAGTTTCTTGATCCGGAATAAAGTATGGTGTAGCAATCCAAATCGATTTTTTTGCAGATCCCATAACAGCTAATAATGTATTGCGAATGCTTTTATCATCTGAGCTTGGTCCGCTCGCTACAATTTGCACAGCACCTTCTGCACTTGAAATTTCTTTACCTGGGAAGTATTGTCTATTCATAAATTGATCCCAAGAATAAGTATTCAATCCACTAGATGCATAGAGCCAATCCTCTAGAAAAATTGCTTGTAATTTATATAGCGCTTTTCCTTCTATTTTTAAATGACTATCACGCCAAACGGGAAATTTTTTTGAACGGCCAAGATATTCATCACCAACGTTGAGTCCACCAGTAAAACCGATTTCTCCATCTACAATGACGATTTTACGGTGGTTACGATAATTAACTGTTTCAAGTAACCAAGCTGAAAAAATAGGGTCAAATTCAACAATTTCAATCCCAGCTTCTTTCATAGGCTTTAAAAAGCGTCTTCTTAACGTATTACTTCCTAATCCATCATAAAGGAAGCGTACAATAACACCAGATTTTGCTTTTTTTATTAACGCATCCCGAACTTTTGTACCAATCTCATCAGATTTATAAATATAGTATTGAATATGTATGTGATGTTTTGCTTGCTCGATAGCTTGCAAAATTTCTGAGAATGTTTGATCTCCGTTTGTTAAAAGTTTTGTAGTTGTTCTATCTGCGGCAGGTCCGCCTCCAAATTTTTGTATAACTTTTGTTAAATGTGTAGAACGCTCATGTAAGGGGACTGTGAGTGATAATTCTACTCGTCTTCCTTCTAATATTTCACGGAATAATTTTCTTTGTTCTTCTGAACGATGGAGATGTTTTTTTCTTCTCCAACGGCTACGCCCGAAAATAGAGTATAAAAGCACACCTACAACGGGAAGAAGTGCTAATACTAAAAACCATGCTAAAGTGCTTTGTGGAGATCTATTTTCGATAAAAATAACGAAAGATATTCCTATGATTGTAAGAGACCATAATACACCGAAAAAGGTATATAGTGAGAGGATAGACGTATCTAAAAGTAAGAGTACGATAGATACAATTATAAATACCAATAATAATTGAACGATAGGCTTCTTCATTGCTATAAAATTCCTCTAATCTTTCTTAAATATAGACTTCTTATATAAAAAGGTACAATCCGACATTCTTATTATAAAGTGTTTTGTTTTTTTTACA from Bacillus basilensis includes the following:
- a CDS encoding peptide MFS transporter, whose amino-acid sequence is MDAALKLDKAGEQQSPKKHPPGLYLLFFTEAWERFSYYGMRGLLVLYLTTSLVSGGLGFDKAVAVQIYGIFTMLVYFTPIIGGWLTDHFITKRHAITIGGIIMAIGNFVLFSMNTKTGLFLGLGLLVIGNGFFKPNISTLLGQLYSENDSRRDSAFTIFYMGINLGALIAPFICGYFADYRYGFLTACIGMIIGQLAFNFLAPRYLGSIGTTVVGKKSKEKNAKAIEKKPLTTQEKKRTTAILILTCFVVFFWAGFEQAGSSLTLYTDKFVDRTIGGFTIPTPWFQSVNPLFIILLALPVSALWIKLSKTKNGDLKIPTKMAFGMILLGIGYLVLTLAVLKTGSDEGNITMKANLLFIVFTYMFHTIGELFLSPIGLSMVSAIAPVKLASLLMGVWLAGTGFANLLAGQLAAFTQSLGYLEVFASIGVIVIVLGLVLLMFSKKIAHMME
- a CDS encoding ABC transporter substrate-binding protein, with the translated sequence MKFMQKKSFTVFVFLLAFSLLLSACGKPNTKEESKEDTKKEMITVEHAMGKTEVPANPKRVVILTNEGTEALLELGVKPVGAVKSWTGDPWYPHIKDKMKDVKVVGDEGQVNVETIASLKPDLIIGNKMRHEKVYEQLKAIAPTVFSETLRGEWKDNFKFYAKALNKEKEGQKVLADYDKRMKDLKAKLGDKVNQEISMVRFMPGDVRIYHGDTFSGVILKELGFKRPGDQNKDDFAERNVSKERISAMDGDVLFYFTFDKGNEKKGSELEKEYINDPLFKNLNAVKNGKAYKVDDVIWNTAGGVMAANLLLDDIEKRFVK
- a CDS encoding iron ABC transporter permease, coding for MLLKTNQAKWIGLFVGIIAVIICIWGSIIFGYTNTSWKLALDAFFHFNGSNEHIIIQNVRLPRALIAASVGASLAIAGCLMQTLTKNPLASPDFIGLNSGAAFFIVVAIVIFSVTSLSAFTWIAFLGAAVAAVLVFASSSLGKEGTTPLKLTLAGVAISALFSSLTQGLLVLNEKALEEVLFWLAGSVQGRKLEILQSVFPYLLIGWIASIMMAGKVNTLMMGEDVAKGLGQRTILMKSFVLLIIVLLSGGSVAVAGPIGFIGIIIPHFARFLVGVDHRWRVPYSGLLGAILLILADIAARYVIMPQEVPVGVMTAFIGAPFFIYIARKRGLSK
- a CDS encoding iron ABC transporter permease; the protein is MKKYIPFRIGKGGLSFLMYKRACLVLFSLLVVLIGLFFASAGMGDMKIAPYDVWQAITGNGDAMSNMVVNKFRMPRILIAILVGIALAVAGCILQGLVRNPLASPDIIGITGGASVAVVLFLAIFSDKNNALTVSIHYMPLAAFVGATIVALFVYLFAWRNDGLSPISLVLIGVGFWALTKAATTLFMLLAPIYQASQANVWITGTVYGSSWQNVMVLAPWVLILTVISFIAARHLNAQELGDDIAIGLGVPLTKSRIFMLLLSTALIGGAVAFAGGIGFVGLMAPHISRRLIGSLYGALLPVAAIVGAILVLAADLIGRTVFTPLEIPAGVFTSAIGAPYFIYLLYKSRNS
- a CDS encoding ABC transporter ATP-binding protein; translation: MQKALETKRLTLSYGETIIIDELNLEIPKGEITIFIGSNGCGKSTLLRSLARLLKPTTGDILLDNQAIQSMQTKQIARQMAILPQGPQAPEGLTVLQLVKQGRYPYQTWLKQWSEKDEEMVQKALEATGMTEFAERDVHALSGGQRQRAWIAMTLAQDTDIILLDEPTTYLDMTHQIEVLDLLFELNETEKRTIVMVLHDLNLACRYADNIVAIQDKQIYAQGKPEEVVDEKLVRDVFRMECQISTDPLFGTPLCIPHGRGRRLVKEVVQAMR